The segment aCGATTGGCTGAAAATGGACCTGGAGTAGCACTCACGGgagttgatgatgctgataAATTATCTAAATCATCTTCCAAATTGGTCAataattgattgttttgatgtGTTGTAAGTGCATTTGAATCAccgtcatcatcattgtcGATTGATAATTGTAGTTTATAATTCTCGATATACTTGTATTGCtttgatttatcaattttggcAAGATTTAGTATCTTGGTGAAATTagcaattgatttaccTCCAATAAGTTCAAAATACGATTCAATGAAATTCTCCACCGGCATATTTTGTGGAACCATCAAgatcttcaaaattgattctAGTTCATGGAAATGATTTGTGACAAACTTGGTATATGATTTAgtcttttccttttgagCCAAATGGGGGAAATTCAAACATATATCCTTAAGTGATATAACATCAAGTAGCAATTGCTCTAATCCAGTTGTAGTCAATGGCttaataaatttcaaattgttagCTAATGTAGTGACTAATAATTCCaccaatttatcattgaAGTTACGCACATAACTATCACGGATAATCAATggtaaaatcaatttcaaattatcaatggTAATATTTTTGATGTCAATCATGTACGAAGATACATCATTGACTGAATCCAATTCTTGccaattgatgttgaaaaattctcGCCAACATGGTTTGTAATCATTAGTTAACTTCACTAGGAGAGCGGAGATGCTCTTGTttacaagttgaagaaaaacatCACTGTTTAAAGTTGGCAATCGATCCTTCAATTCGTCGGAAACGACTAGTTCCAATttctcattcaattcatcgATGTTTCCCACCATATAGTCACCAGTGTTTAATAATAACGTAAGATACTTGATTGCATCTACTCCagcaatatcatcatcatttcGCGGAAGCATTGGTGTCAAGATTCGATTAAGATATTCAAACAagtatttgttgaatagCCTTGCTAAACTGGCAATGATTTCACCATTGGTTAATTTGAGAATCTGCGATAAAAGCTTATGATAGATCTTGAATAGCTCAGTTGATGTAATGGCGATGTTTGGAATGTTGGCCGTGATATCTTTAGCCAATTCTGGTGGTAATTGAGAAGTAGctgcaaattcaacaaacttgGAACTCAACATTTTGTCTTGTTCTTGTACCCATATAGATAAATATGGTTCAAATACTGATGATATATTAAACTCATTTTCTCGAGGATATTCAgcattcaactttttttcaaattcaatggtCTTGGTTAAATTGTCAAGTAATGTAGctgaatcaatttttttgttctgtAAAGTACTGGCCAAATCCAGTTTCGtaattttacaaaattcatcaatgatatCCATAGTAACATTCCAATCCTCAGGAAATATAGCATATTGCTTCACTTGATCTAAGACcttgttgaaataaatGAATCTCCTGCCTAGATTCTCAATTGATCCTGCTTCATCAGATTGActgaaaatattttttaaaTCTCGTAGTTGTAAATTATGaaaccaattcaacaatttggtcTTGTTTTTCTCATCAATCATTTCCAAAGTTCTTGCTCCGTAAAGCAAGTTCTGTTCCACTTTGGAACCCCCGCGGCCATCTCGTTTCAAAAACTCTTCAAAGTCTAcaaaaatatcatcaacgAGTTTATTTTGGGTGTATATCGTCATTAAGTTGATTTCATTAATTAAATCAATCGATTTATAAggttggaaaaattgaagtAATTCCTTCATTACTCCCAATCTTTGATATATTTCTTCATAGTTCTGCGTTGAAAGAATTTCCTTTAGTCCGTTGTTTACATTAACCAACATTTGTAATCTTTTAAACACCGTCATTGATAAAACAAGATTCTTTTTACATGAATCTAATGTTTGAATTGAGCTCGTcattgatgcaattgtAGTTTTCGTTGCATCGGCACTATCTTTAACATCTTTAATATTACTAACTAGTTGTTTTATGTCGTCATCTACTTCAATACTTGAATCATATTGTGACTTCAACGTGTCGATTTCACGATTTAGTTGTAGTTTGTATTGATGTATGTGAGAAAGAGCTTGTGGCAAGTGGTTCAAAGCTTCCGGAGTGTCGAAGATATTATTGATGTGAGTCACGGGATCATAATCATACAGGTCCATTGTATGTAGTAGTCAGGTGATCGATTTTATGAAGGTACTTTGGTTGTCGGAGTGTAACAGTTGAAGCTTCTGAGATTGATGTTTTGTTGGTCTGAAAAGTCAGTGTCGCGAAATTGaggaaaatcaaaaattgtcatCCAGAGTCGTAGATTTTCAAACGACATTAAAAATGCGACAACGTAACGGATCGAGCCTGAGTTCCTATCCGCTTTGAAGAGGGGGTGGGGTAAAgcacaattttttcattttccGTGTCGgttcaaaataaaatctACAATGTAGCTCTCTTAGTCTAAAGGCCTATGTCTTGAAGTCTCTAACGTTTCTGGTGAGTTCATATGTGACCCATCAGAgactttggaaattgttatggaatttgaagattaatttttttgcaatggTTATGATGCAAATTTAAATGCAGAAGTTCAGTTGAAAGAGCAATCGCAACATATTTGTCTTTAATGAGTCACCTTCTCTATGACAGGGTCACCCGGGATCTATACCGTTATCTGCGTTGATTTGGTGACATCCAATCTGATGGAAGGATTGTACTTTCCTAATTCGGTAATTTCTCCTGTTCTTTGTACATTTTGTATTGTGCGTCATTAGACAAATAATTGCGACATTTATCTTCACAACAACGCCGTACATGGTAAAAGATACTTCatgtattgaaaaaagacAGTGATGGAAGCGTACAGAGGAGGAGACATGTACAGCATTGAAGGAATTGATCACTTAATTGATGCATATATCTTTGTCCTCAGTCGAAGCGAGAGTTTAGTAGTAGGTTTAGTGCATTTTAATGGTTTCAGTCAACAGTTGTACGTTTACATACATTGTCTTTACGATGCAACGATACTAATCCAGAAAAGGGTATAGACTTTGTAGCTCATTGTTATATAGCACTCAGACCAAAAACCTGTTTTACTCTCGACAACGCAAAATACATCATTTGGTTATGCTCAGatctcttcaattgttttgtgtGAGATGCAAAGTCAATTGTCGtattttttggttttgagACATtaaaataaagaaaaattacCCAATTAGGAAATACTTTTTCTCTCAGAACAATACTACACAAAATATTATAAATTGGATATTGGCTCTCCCTCGGTATTGACCCTTCGAAGCAACTGACAGTTGAGCATAGAGAACACTCCGAGAAGATATCCCTTGGTTGAGTAgtaaattgaatcaactaTTGATTCTTATTCAACAGGTGCCGGCAGTGCATTTACAATCGACAATATTTCAGAAATATTTGGCgagaaatcaaaacagAAATGTTTTGCAACGAAGTCatttgattgcaaaaataaACTATCCAAGACATTAAAAGTGGGACACTAGAAGTAGTAAGAAACCCATTTCCCCCTGAAATTACTCTTTTCGGTGATTTTTATGTCAAGCAAGCATTTCATTTAAAGttgtattattattatatttTGCAATCTCATTCAACTTTGAAAGACATGGTCCAAAATAGAAAGAATATAAACAACCTTGTGATATACATTCGATAACAATGGAGAGCAATAAGTAAATTGACCCTTCCTTACAACTCGATTAGGGAAAAGACTGTAGTTAAACGCCAGAAGAACAATAAACCATCACATGCcacaaaaataaaagtgTATGCACTAAATGTCGCCAAATAATCTCCTACGAACAAAATGTCTGACATAAAATGTCGTAGAATATatctttttctccaaatttTGTCGTTGCAGTTTTGTGTAACGACATAatacaataacaacacTAAATAACATccatatatatatttaaTACGTTCTCTCattccttttccaaaacaacaacaaaacacacCGCCCACCTACACACCCTCAAGGGTTTATCACTAACTTTATTACTCAATTCCTTATCTGGCACAAAACTACAAACAGCACAGAGACAATTTAAATTACCTGATTTAGATTCATAAAGTataattatttttttttttttacttcAATTAAACGATTTTTCCCCATTTCGTTATTATTACCCTTTTTAAAAAGAGTTAAACGCCCAAAGGTaataagaagaagaagaacaattcaattccaaaacttTGTACAAAGGTATTTACcaagatcaacaacataCACAAGAGCAAGATCTGTGTAacgtatatatatatatatttagATCACTTGTCCACCCCCCCCACTAAAGTTGTTCTCATGAAGAAATTCAGATTTGGAAGAAAGAACAGTACAGCTACTTCAACCACTTCATCCAACAAGAATTCGCctagaaaagaaaaaatcaGAAGCAGTCGTACTTCTAAatcatcagcatcattTCAAGCGCCCAATTCTCCACCTCGTTCACCGCTACAAGATAAAGTAGGATATACGCATACTTTtgctgaagaagatttgaaCAACGATCATCATTCATACTCACAGCAAGGAAGTAAACACAATATGCCAGTGGCTCAAGATCACCATAGTTATACCCTGGAGCCTTTTGGTATCACCACTGATCCATCAACTGTTCCTTACAAATCTCGTGCTCCACCACATTTGAATGTCAGTAATCCATGGAATAGATTCAAGATTTTTGATTCGCCTTTTCCAAGGTATAGACATGCAGCTTCAGTCATTTCTAGTGATAAAAATGAAGTTTTCATTATGGGCGGTTTAAAAGATGGGTCTGTTTTTGGAGATACTTGGAGAATTATTCCTCATGAAAGTAATGATGGTGAAGTGTTGAATTATTCAGctgaaaatattgaagtTACTAATAACAACAACCCACCTGCTAGAGTTGGACATTCATCGGTTTTGTGTGGTAACGCATTCATTATCTATGGCGGAGATACTGTTGAAACTGATGAACATGGATTCCCTGATAACAATTTTTACTTGTttaacatcaacaatcataAATATACCATCCCTAGTCacattttgaataaacCAAATGGTAGATATGGTCACACAATTGGAGTTGTTgcaatcaacaattcatcttcaagGCTTTACTTATTTGGAGgtcaattggaaaatgatgTATTCAATGATATGTATTactttgaattgaattcatttaAATCGCCTAAAGCTActtggaaaattgttgatccaGTAAACAACTTCAGACCACCACCATTGACTAATCATTCAATGTCCGTATACAAGGAAAAGATTTATgtatttggtggtgtttacaataatgaaaaagtttcaaatgatttatgggaatttgatgttgagCAAGAGAAGTggcaacaaattcaaactaATGGTACCACCCCATTACCAGTGAATGAACATTCAGCatgtgttgttgatgatagaTTGTATATTTATGGTGGTAATGATTTCAGTGGTGTCATTTACAGTAGTCTTTACGTCTTGGACTTAAAAACATTCACTTGGTACAAATTATTGGAAACTGCTGAAGAAAATGGACCTGGTCCAAGATGTGGACATTCAATGACTTATTTGCCGAAATataacaaattgattataATGGGTGGTGATAAAAATGATTATATCGTTGCTGATCCACATAATTTCGATACTTATGAAACTTTTAATGGTGCTGAGGTAGGCACCATGATTTATGAATTGGATGTGAATATTGTTGACCAATTTATGTCTGAACCTATTGAAAGATCTAGAAAACCAAGAAAAGTTGCAGCTTCGGCTGTTGGTACTCAAGCTAATGAAGGGTTTGATCGTCATTCTAGAACTGGATCTACTGGTCCTGAAGACTATGCAACTCCTCGTGCTTCGCCTCCACCACCAGATCGTTCAAACTTGAATCGTGGATTGTCGACAAATACAATGAATCGACAtgctgattttgttgatgttgaaactCCTTCAGGCACAATTTCACAAGTTGATcatgaagaagaagaagaggaagaaattCCCCATGTGAATCCATATGAGCAAGTTCATCGTGAGACTGATGATTCGCGCATTGGTGAGCCAGTTAATGGACATTTGGttaaagatgatgatgatgatgaagaagaaggaacTTATTTGAGAAGGAGATCCCTTGATCCTAAATTTAACCAAGAACATGACGATGTAGTCACGAATGGAGTTTCCGGTGCTGGTGTGGCTGCTGCATTTGCTGCCGCTGGTGCTGCTGGAAAATCTGCTGGCCATGCTTCAGTCTTAAAGAGATCTTTAGtaagtgatgatgatgatgaagacaCCATTGAAGAAGCAACCAGAAACAGAAGATCAAGCTTTGCTGATAAATCATATGGCCTGACTTCACATTACCCTGATATCACTAGTGATCATGAAACATCATCATATCCTCAAGATAAGAGCTATAGCAGGGATACagaggatgatgaagaagaagaagatgatgttATAAAGCCAATTTCCATCAACAGAAACGTTCGTTCATCCACCTCCTCTTCAAATGACAGAAGgttaaatcaaatcattgaagaGTTGAGAAACGAATTAGATCAAgtcaaatcatcaaccagtcaacaattgcaaaccGCTAatgacaaaatcaattctttacaacaacaaaataccCAATTACAATCCACTCATAGGAATGACATCGAAGTCTACACACGTCAAATCAATGATAAAGACTCCATGATTAACGAGTTGAAACTGAGCCTTGATCCAAGTGCTTGGGATCCGGAAGCACCCCAAACAGCAACAAACTTGTCGGAATTGAGTCGAtacaaattggaaagattagaattgaataacaagttgatttatttacaacaagaaaatacCAAATTACATGATCAATTTGCTGAATTTGAACCATTTATGaataatcaaattggtgaattgGCCAAGTTCCAAAAAGTCATTAAAGTAcaagaagaacaaattgacaaattgagTTATCAAGTAAAAGATCAAGAAGTATTACATAAGGAGATTAATGATTGGAAGACTAAAtatgaaaatttgaatttggaattcGAAAATTATAAAGCAATTCAtaacgatgatgaaattgaacttgaagatgaagaacaagagCAAAGATCTTTAGCTGGTGGAGATAATAGATCTATCTTATCTCTGGCTAGAACAAGAAAGGACATTTCTacacaattggaaaacttgGTTAGTTTATGGAACGTTAAACAACCAGCAACTCGTGAAGTATCACCCGTGGCCACACCAGAAAATAACCCCGTTGTCGCTaaattacaacaacaagttgatgatttattaCGCATCAGTAaacaaaatgatgaagtaagtaatcaagaaattgctACATTACGTCAAGAATTAACTACTCGTATtgccaatttgaaaaacttggaAGAAAATTATCGTGAATCATTACAATCGGTTAACAATACATCAAAGGCATTGAAGCTTAaccaagaagaattgaataatcaaCGTAATTTCATGGataaattgatcaaagaaaataatgaattgaaaatgttcaaatcagctcatttgaaaaagaataacgGATCATCATCGGCTACTGGCACGCCTATTCTTGATGACGCATTCAGTGATGCTCATGAATCAGTTAATCctggtgttgttgatgacgatgacgaaGGAGTCATTAGTAATGCTCATTTCAATATGAAGATTAAGGATCTTGAAGCCGATTTGTATATCATTAAACAAGAAAgagatcaattgaaaaataatgTCACGGcattacaaaaacaattatATTTGGCTCAAAATAATTGATTGCTTCTGCTTGTGTTTAAGCAAAAAAAAGCCGATGTTTAGAGAGGACCCTATACGTGTATCCTTATTCCACACTGTATAAATGGGGACTTCTTCTGGTAAAAAATTGAGACGATATTTTTCGAttttttgtgttttttattactttgttgaattttgtatACCCATACTTCAAACTAATCCACTCGTAGTggttttgaatgatgaagtttttctgattttgtataattttaaaaattttaatttgtGAAAAGACGGGAGAAATgtaaaaagaaggaaatgGTGGAAAGTTAATACAAAGAGAAAGTGATGAATTCGATTTTCTAAAACATGTCTCATTAAAATATTaataaaatatatatatatattacACTACTCAACCGGGTGAATTTGTCCTTTCTTAACTTTATTGACTctgttggttttgttgcCTCTGCTGTGTCTGTTGTGTCTGCTGCGCTTGCTGTGATGGTGTTGCAGCATGCAATTGCGATTGTGAAAGCAATTGATCATGTTCAGCATTCATATAATTAGGTACATGATCAATCACTTCATCATTAAATAATTGATGAGCTAATGAACTTGATGCATTGTGATgcgatgacgatgatgacaATCCGAAGTAATCATCACTTTGACTACCTTGTTGCTCGTTTCCATTTTCAGTGTTGTTGTTACTGGTACTACTTTGAGGCACTCGTGATTGTGGTGGAGTCTGTTGATTGAATGTGAAGAAACTGATATGGTTATTCGCGCCATGGCCAAGTGATGGTGGGGATACTTGATTATCACTAAcgttttgattttgttgatgttggtgaTCTGCTTGTATATGATTTTGAGATACTTGTTCTTGATTCGTATTGCGTTCTTCCACCGTagcatcttcttcatcatcttgaCCCAAATCCGGTGGTGCTGAAGGCAACAAACTATCTTCATGTTGTTGCATTCTTTCCTTTTCTGACAACCCTGAATTCTCGTGTAAACTCTGCATAAATTCATTCAGTATCGTTGTATGATCTTCATTATACAATGGTGCTTCATCTCCAATAGCAAGGTTGTCATCAGCATTAGATGAATAAGGTGgtgtttgaaaatgatttaATTCTCGGGATTCTGGAATTGGGTTTATATATGGATACCGTTGGGGTGAATTTGTGGCTCCCAAtgctgatgttgatgacGTTGACGGTGGACCATTAATTGGAGCTGGATTTGCAGTAACATGTTGCGTTCCTGAtactgatgaagaaaatgggGTATGGCCAAAAAATGATGGTGAATTACTTGATGtggtttgaatttgtgGTGAAGGATgacttgatgaattattAAACAATGCAGGTgacaaattggaattggataatgatgatgatgaacgTCGTGACACATTGGTAGTTGTAGgttcagttgatgaaaggGTTTGTgcttcttcatcctctGGTTGCAGTCGATGAGTTCCAATACAAATTTCACTAgtcaattgtaaaaatttttttgatcttttgaatCGATCAGTGTTTATAAATGTAGATCGatctttttggttttgtattgttgaagtaaaattaaattgaaacgattcaattgatgttgtattcttttgttgtggttgttgaatattATTGTTCGTATCAGGCAGATGTCGATCGGCTACTAGATCAGGATCGACGTTTACTGACCGACCAGAAAGATTGATGAGTACTTCAATGAAGTACTGAAATGATACTAATGGGCATCCTGTAATTGTGGGGAATGCATCTGGTGGTACTCGTAGTGACGTTTTAACTTCGGAGTTTAGAGTCACTGGGTCAACATACAATGGTAGCACAGTTTGTTGTAGATCTTTTCTAAAACTCTCCACAACTCCATCAGGACCATTGTCTAATCGACAAACACGAACAAATGTTATGATAATCCCATTAAGGTCCtgaattttctttaaatgGTTAATTGTTAATTTTACAGGTATTGATTCTCCTCGTAAATACCCTCGTTGTGGTATATCTAAGATCACTTTTATTGTCGACGGCGATTTATTAACACTAAGTGTCAGTCTATCATGATGTTGTCCAAGTTCAGTAGAGTTTGTATGAGATGATTGTTCATTGATGGAGTTTTGATCCAGATTGTTTGATGACATGGTACCAAATGTATGTACTGTATTTAtagttgatgttgatgattgtgTACGCAGTAGTTTCTTGTCTTTGGTTAGATTCCCTCTAGGGTCCTTCAATATTAATCTCTTTGGTTTAGGTCGTGGTAAGGTTGATACATCTATAGGGTTGATTAGATTTATTAATTTCTCGGATGTATATGAAGGATTATGCagtgatttctttttaccCACCGGTAGTTCACCAGGTGACGTTGGTAAATTATTGGACATGTCAGTTGTAAATGAGGATGCATTACCTACTGAAGCTTTTAATGAGTAATTGATGGATCCTTTACCAAAATCGATTGACGTAAATACTTTTTTATTCGGTAGCTTTACAATAAATGGAAACACATGTTCACCTTTATTTAATCCATTAGTGAACTCTTCGTTAGTACCACCTATATTGTCATTGCCACCATATATCTTGATAGTATGATCAAATAAAGTATGCTTTATCGGTCTTAGTTTTGAATGTGAAGAAGCATTTATCTTGATAAACCCAATTAATGAAAGGGTTATAACTATGTTTGCCAAATTCCTCTTTGATATTAATACAATTTGTCCTGATACTTCATCTCCAGGTAGCCATGTCTTGTGAGGATTATCCAATTGTACataaaattcatcaacagcatTAAAATCCAACTTGAAGGCAGATGTGAATGAAGAAGTGCCAAGTTTTGAAGTGGAGGAGCTTGCAGTAGTACTACCACTACTCGGAGAAGGTAGTATTTTTGATACAGCTCTTCTCATCTATCTGCGGTATTGTATTCCCTGTATGTGTAGGcttatttgattttgtatttgacCTTGGCTTGGCTGTGTcacttttttatttttttgctgTTTGATTGTCTGTTGTTATTTACTTTTGCATGTAACTAATGaaaaaatgaatcaaagGTGGTTTGTGTAGCTGGGAGATGAAGTGTAGTCTAAGATAGTCTAAACAGGGTGGGGATGTTTATGCGTGTGTGTAAATCTGTGTCTAGTTTCTAGTAATTTGTGGTTTAAGTATTGGTGAGTGTCgttgataaatttattGTCTCtcttttatttctttttaattgTTCTCTTACATTGATTACCAAAAAGAGGAACGGAGTGCAAAAGAGATAAAACTATTGTTCCGCTAAATCCATATTCAACTATATACAATGATTACTATGAAATATAGTTGATAGATGCAATCTCTAAAAACATCAGTAGCTCATACTCACTTAATCACTATATAGCATGCTGTCGGACGTGTTGATATTAATGTTCAGGCGTTGAACCCCCTATTCAAATGCACTAAAAAGCGGaaataaaagaaaacttTAATGTCATTTTTAATAAATGTCGCAACATACACTTTCACGATACTATCGTATCATACACTCATTTATCAGATAAAAATTAGTTGTGCTTTGTAGTACATTATCACGTCAGAGCTCCTTGTCTCTACCAATCTTTATTTGCTATTTTTTATGAAGGTATCTCTGTATCTAAGCTAGTTTTAGCCTCGTGTTTTTCACTTTTTATTCCCTTGTTGATAAATACAATAACAATATCTGTCACATGTGGCTGAGGCGGGGAGTGCATGCTTTTCATAACAATACACCTACATTAATCATTAAAGCTTCAATCTTTGTGTTTTTTCATTGTCACCACCTGTTTAACCAGTTCTAATTCGTATACTAAAAACCTTATTTATGCATGAACCCCAGGAAAAAActaaaattttaaattgaGGAAAGAAAACTGGAAGAGAGTTTATTGTAACGTCGATAAAGCATCAATTGCACTTTTTATTGTACTTAAAGTTTCATATTTGGTCCGGATATGCATTGCCATGTGGAGTGCgttcttttgcaaaagtttTGGCGCCCTACAAGTGGCAAATACAATTTCTATAGCGTCTCGTTATCATTTTaagaaattgtcaataCAATATGCCATATGGGCCTATTGAGATATCCATGTATTTATAAATCTTGCACTGGTTTTAAACCACTTGTATCTTCTTCTCTCCCTTCTCTTGCATAAAAGAACGCCTAAgaaattttatttctttttcttcgtcttttttgcaacctCTTTTGGCCGAGAGAATTAATAAACAATGAATATCTAAAGAGAAGGGCTCCGTATGTTACATTTTGGCAAAAATAATGTTTGCATACCACATCACAAGTAAACTTGTACCATCGTATACAGTTTTATTCTCAAATTTAATATGCTTTATTAACTAATATACAAAAATGGTGACCATTTCTAAAACCCTTATTGGTTGTACAAATCTATCCACAGCAACTTTTCTCACTCCCCCCGGGAAGCATCATACTtaatcaaaagttttcttAGTTCCTTTAAATTCAGTAGCAGCTGATTTTCTTGGTGTTCCACTTGGTGTAGCTGATCTTTCTCTACCACCAAATCCACCAAATCCACCACGGCCACCACCACgaccaccaccaaatccACCACGACCACCACGGAATCCACCACCATTGCCACCACCGTTGTTATTATCTCTTGGGGCTGAGAAGTCCAACCTACATGGTCTTCCTTCCAAATATTCACCATTCAAAGCTTCCAAAGCAGCTTtagcttcatcaacagaACTAAATTGTACATAACCGAAAccttttggttgttgagtATCCGGGTGGGTTGGTAATCTACATGAAATAACATTACCATATTCACCGAAAACTTCAAATAATTTATCTCTGTTAGCattgaatgataaattaCCAATGAATAGAGTATctgatggtggtgattgTTGATCACCAAATTGTCTAGCACGATCGTTGTTAGATTTAGTGGCATGAGGTTTACCAGTTgacaaatccaaattgattggtctaccatcaatttctttaccTTGCATCTCAGCAATGGCATTTTCAGCAGCTGATTTGGAGGAGAAGTCGACGTATCCATAACCTCTTGATTTTCCAGTAGCTCTTTCCATTATGACTCTAGCACTAATAACACCTTCAAGATGTTCGAATTCTCTCTTTAACCAATCATCGTCAATGTTCCATGATAATCTACCAGCAAAAATGGTAGCTGGTTCTTCATCAGTAGTGAATGATTCAGATTTGgcttttttgttttccgGAGTGTTTATTGATTCTGCTTCCTCAATCTTACGTTTCTTTGGTGTTTCCTTGACTTCTTCCTCTGAGTCGGAGTCGGAGTCGGAGTCAGAGCTTGAATTGGAATCTGAATCggatgacgatgatgatgatgagctAGAGCTGTCGGAATCGGAATCAGATTCTGAACTCAGGCTTGATGAGCTGGAAGACGATGCTTTCTTGACTTCAACTTTCTCTTCAacttcctcttcttcttcgcTGTCTGaacttgatgatgatgatgatgatgaggaggaggaggaggaggagcTTGAATCAGAtctcttttccttcttggTTACTTTGATTTCCTCTTtgacttcttcttcttcctcctcaCTGTCTGAGCTATCTGAGctagatgatgatgatgaagatgatgagcTTGAGTCAGATCTTTTTTCCTTCTTAGTTactttgatttcttcttttacctcttcttcttcgtctgACGAGGATTCGTCACTTGATTCGTCGCTAGGTGATTCATCAGATGATGAGCTAGAGCTAGAGCTAGAGCTTGAATCGGAGTCTGAACTTGATGAActatcttcttcttcctcttcttcagATGAGCTTTCTTCCTTCttgctcttcttcttctctaccttcttttcaacCTTAGCTACTTTAGCATCCTTCTTGCTAGCAACCTTCTTATCCACTTTCTTATCTTTAACTGACTTAGCCATTGTATATATAATATGTCtttaaaaa is part of the Candida orthopsilosis Co 90-125, chromosome 2 draft sequence genome and harbors:
- a CDS encoding Vps53 protein (S. cerevisiae homolog VPS53 has role in retrograde transport, endosome to Golgi, Golgi to vacuole transport and localizes to GARP complex); the protein is MDSYDYDPVTHINNIFDTPEALNHLPQALSHIHQYKLQLNREIDTLKSQYDSSIEVDDDIKQLVSNIKDVKDSADATKTTIASMTSSIQTLDSCKKNLVLSMTVFKRLQMLVNVNNGLKEILSTQNYEEIYQRLGVMKELLQFFQPYKSIDLINEINLMTIYTQNKLVDDIFVDFEEFLKRDGRGGSKVEQNLLYGARTLEMIDEKNKTKLLNWFHNLQLRDLKNIFSQSDEAGSIENLGRRFIYFNKVLDQVKQYAIFPEDWNVTMDIIDEFCKITKSDLASTLQNKKIDSATLLDNLTKTIEFEKKLNAEYPRENEFNISSVFEPYLSIWVQEQDKMLSSKFVEFAATSQLPPELAKDITANIPNIAITSTELFKIYHKLLSQILKLTNGEIIASLARLFNKYLFEYLNRILTPMLPRNDDDIAGVDAIKYLTLLLNTGDYMVGNIDELNEKLELVVSDELKDRLPTLNSDVFLQLVNKSISALLVKLTNDYKPCWREFFNINWQELDSVNDVSSYMIDIKNITIDNLKLILPLIIRDSYVRNFNDKLVELLVTTLANNLKFIKPLTTTGLEQLLLDVISLKDICLNFPHLAQKEKTKSYTKFVTNHFHELESILKILMVPQNMPVENFIESYFELIGGKSIANFTKILNLAKIDKSKQYKYIENYKLQLSIDNDDDGDSNALTTHQNNQLLTNLEDDLDNLSASSTPVSATPGPFSANRNNNNNNNNNTSSGKLSSPDIKSPKLLPRMNQFEKNIRELALTGETHVSKFNENFRSNFGKLFRKEER
- a CDS encoding Kel1;kelch repeat domain-containing protein protein (Kelch repeat domain-containing protein), translated to MKKFRFGRKNSTATSTTSSNKNSPRKEKIRSSRTSKSSASFQAPNSPPRSPLQDKVGYTHTFAEEDLNNDHHSYSQQGSKHNMPVAQDHHSYTSEPFGITTDPSTVPYKSRAPPHLNVSNPWNRFKIFDSPFPRYRHAASVISSDKNEVFIMGGLKDGSVFGDTWRIIPHESNDGEVLNYSAENIEVTNNNNPPARVGHSSVLCGNAFIIYGGDTVETDEHGFPDNNFYLFNINNHKYTIPSHILNKPNGRYGHTIGVVAINNSSSRLYLFGGQLENDVFNDMYYFELNSFKSPKATWKIVDPVNNFRPPPLTNHSMSVYKEKIYVFGGVYNNEKVSNDLWEFDVEQEKWQQIQTNGTTPLPVNEHSACVVDDRLYIYGGNDFSGVIYSSLYVLDLKTFTWYKLLETAEENGPGPRCGHSMTYLPKYNKLIIMGGDKNDYIVADPHNFDTYETFNGAEVGTMIYELDVNIVDQFMSEPIERSRKPRKVAASAVGTQANEGFDRHSRTGSTGPEDYATPRASPPPPDRSNLNRGLSTNTMNRHADFVDVETPSGTISQVDHEEEEEEEIPHVNPYEQVHRETDDSRIGEPVNGHLVKDDDDDEEEGTYLRRRSLDPKFNQEHDDVVTNGVSGAGVAAAFAAAGAAGKSAGHASVLKRSLVSDDDDEDTIEEATRNRRSSFADKSYGSTSHYPDITSDHETSSYPQDKSYSRDTEDDEEEEDDVIKPISINRNVRSSTSSSNDRRLNQIIEELRNELDQVKSSTSQQLQTANDKINSLQQQNTQLQSTHRNDIEVYTRQINDKDSMINELKSSLDPSAWDPEAPQTATNLSELSRYKLERLELNNKLIYLQQENTKLHDQFAEFEPFMNNQIGELAKFQKVIKVQEEQIDKLSYQVKDQEVLHKEINDWKTKYENLNLEFENYKAIHNDDEIELEDEEQEQRSLAGGDNRSILSSARTRKDISTQLENLVSLWNVKQPATREVSPVATPENNPVVAKLQQQVDDLLRISKQNDEVSNQEIATLRQELTTRIANLKNLEENYRESLQSVNNTSKALKLNQEELNNQRNFMDKLIKENNELKMFKSAHLKKNNGSSSATGTPILDDAFSDAHESVNPGVVDDDDEGVISNAHFNMKIKDLEADLYIIKQERDQLKNNVTALQKQLYLAQNN